The Streptomyces sp. NBC_01298 genome contains the following window.
GCAACATTCTGGAGAAGCTGCAGTTGCACTCCAGGATGGAGGCGGTGGTGTACGCGATGCGGGAGAAGATCCTCGAGATCCGGTAGGCCCTCCGGTGGGCCCATCGGGGCGAGGTCCCTCGTGGAGCCGCGGCTTCAGAGGGTCGACAGTTCCGCCGTTACCGCCGCCGCTTCCGCCGGAGAGCTCGCGCGGTCGATCCGGATCGCGTCGCAGCCGACCCAAGTGGCGGCTTCGCGGAGGGCTTCGGCCATGGCGCGGGCTGCCTTCGGGGTGGTCAGGGAGAGCTGGCGGGCCACCAGGGTGGTGCCCTCGCGGGCCGGGTCCACGCGGCCCTGGAGGTGGCCCCCGGCCAGCAGGGGCATCGCGAAGTAGCCGTGGATCCGCCGGGGCTTGGGCACGTAGGCCTCCAGGCGGTGCGTGAAGCCGAAGATCCGCTCCGTGCGCGGGCGTTCCCAGATCAGGGAGTCGAAGGGCGAGAGCAAGGTCGTGCGGTGGCGGCCCCGGGGGAGCGGGGAGAGGGCCGAGGGGTCCGCCCAGGCCGGTTTGTCCCAGCCCTCCACCTGCACCGGGACCAGGCCGGCGTCCTCGACCACGGCGTCGAAGTCCTGGTTCTTGAGGCGGTGGTAGTCCGCGATGTCGGAGCGGGTGCCCACGCCCAGGGACCGCCCCGCGAGGGCCACGAGGCGGCGCTTGCACTCCCGGTCGTCCAGTTCGTCGTGGAGCAGGGCCGAGGGGACCGCGCGCTCGGGCAGGTCGTAGACCCGCTTCCAGCCGCGGCGTTCGGTGCAGACGACCTCGCCGATGTCGAGGAGCCACTCCACCGCGATCTTCGTCTCGGACCATTCGAACCATTCGCCGCCGTTCTTGGCGCCGCCCAGTTCGGTGGAGGTGAGAGGGCCCTCGGCCGCCAGGCGGTCCAGGACCGTCTTCGTCGAGCGGTCCTTGTCCTCCAGGACGTGCCAGCGGTGGCCGCGGGCCTTGCGGGCCCGGCGGCGGAAGGCGAAGTGCGGCCATTCCTCGATCGGCAGGATGCAGGCCGCGTGCGACCAGTACTCGAAGGCGTGCTGGTCCGACCAGTACGAGGCTTCGACGGTGGAGCGGCCGACCGCGCCGAGCCGCGCGTACGGGACGAGCTCGTGGGAGCGGGCCAGTACGGAGATCGTGTCGAGCTGGACGGCGCCCAGGTGGCGCAGGACGCCGCGGACCCCGCCGCGCCGGTCCGGGGCGCCCAGGAATCCCTGCGCGCGCAGCGCGATGCGGCGGGCCTCGTCGGCGGAGAGGGACACGGTCGGCGGGGGTGCGGGCGTCATGACCGCACCCTAGACCCGGCCACCGACAGGCGAGGGAAGGTACGGGAGGCGGGAGGGCAGGCCGAGGTCCGAGGGGAGCATGGCGCCCGTCCAGCAGTCCCGCAGGGTTTCGCGGTGTTCCATGCCCGCGCGCGCGACGCCCTCGATGGTGAAGCCGGCCTTCTCGGCGACCCGGCGGGAGGCGTCGTTGCCGACGCCCGCGCGCCAGATCATCCGCACGCAGCCCAGGTCGGTGAAGGCCCAGCGCAGTACGGCGGGCAGCGCCTCGGGCAGGTAGCCGCGGCCCCGGTGGCCGGCGACGGTCCAGTAGCCGACCTCGTGCGCGTTGTCGCCCTGCGGGCCGAGGCCGACGCAGGCGACCAGCGGGCCGCCCGCGCCGAGCCGGACGCCGAAGTTGTACTCGGATCCGTTCAGCCCGCCCGGGACCCGGGTCGCGAAGGACTCGGCGTGCGTCCGCTCGTACGGGACGGGGACCGGTATCCAGCGCTGGATCGCGGGATCCTGCAGGGCCGCGTACACCTCGTCCGTGTCCGAGGCGTCCAGGGGGCGCAGGACGAGACGCTCGGTGGTCAGGGTGATCGGTTCCATGGACGGATTCTGCTCTGGGAGGACGGCCGCGGGGAAACGGATTCCGGAAGAGGGACCGCCCATACCGGCACCTTCGGTGCCCCTCGCACGTTCTCATTTCCGGGCAGTCCAGCCCCGCGGCAGTGCGGACCTCCCGACGCGACCGCGTCCTCGCTTACGATGGCCGTTGCGGTGGGGCCCACCCTCCGTGCCCGCGCACGAATACAGTGCCAGGCCCGACCGGCAAGGAGACAAACCTCGGTGTCCGTCTTCAACAAGCTCATGCGTGCAGGCGAAGGCAAGATCCTCAAAAAACTGCACCGCATCGCGGACCAGGTCAACTCCATCGAAGAGGACTTCGTCAACCTCTCCGACGCCGACTTGCGTGCGCTCACGGACGAGTACAAGCAGCGCTTCCAGGACGGCGAGACCCTGGACGACCTGCTGCCCGAGGCCTTCGCGACGGTCCGCGAGGCCGCGAAGCGCGTCCTCGGCCAGCGTCACTACGACGTCCAGATGATGGGCGGCGCCGCCCTGCACCTCGGCTACGTCGCCGAAATGAAGACCGGTGAGGGCAAGACCCTCGTCGGCACGCTCCCGGCGTACCTGAACGCGCTGTCCGGCAAGGGCGTCCACCTGATCACGGTGAACGACTACCTCGCCGAGCGCGACTCCGAGATGATGGGCCGGGTGCACAAGTTCCTCGGCCTGGAGGTCGGGTGCATCCTGGCGAACATGTCTCCGGCGCAGCGCCGTGAGCAGTACGCCGCCGACATCACGTACGGCACGAACAACGAGTTCGGCTTCGACTACCTCCGCGACAACATGGCGTGGTCGCAGGACGAGCTCGTCCAGCGCGGCCACAACTTCGCCGTGGTCGACGAGGTCGACTCGATCCTCGTCGACGAGGCCCGTACCCCGCTGATCATCTCGGGCCCGGCCGACCAGGCCACCAAGTGGTACGCGGACTTCGCGAAGCTGGTGACGCGCCTGACCAAGGGCGAGCCCGGCCAGCCCCTCAAGGGCATCGAGGAGACCGGCGACTACGAGGTCGACGAGAAGAAGCGCACCGTCGGCATCCACGAGACCGGTGTCGCGAAGGTCGAGGACTGGCTCGGCATCGAGAACCTCTACGAGTCGGTGAACACCCCGCTCGTCGGTTACCTCAACAACGCGATCAAGGCCAAGGAGCTCTTCAAGAACGACAAGGACTACGTCGTCATCGACGGCGAAGTCATGATCGTCGACGAGCACACCGGCCGTATCCTCGCGGGCCGCCGCTACAACGAGGGCATGCACCAGGCCATCGAGGCGAAGGAAGGGGTGGACATCAAGGACGAGAACCAGACCCTCGCCACGATCACCCTGCAGAACTTCTTCCGCCTGTACTCGAAGCTGTCGGGCATGACCGGTACGGCCATGACCGAGGCCGCCGAGTTCCACCAGATCTACAAGCTCGGTGTCGTCCCGATCCCGACCAACCGCGACATGGTCCGCAAGGACCAGGCGGACCTGATCTACCGCACCGAGGTCGCGAAGTTCGCCGCCGTCGTCGACGACATCGCGGAGAAGCACGAGAAGGGCCAGCCGATCCTCGTCGGTACGACGTCGGTCGAGAAGTCCGAGTACCTCTCGCAGCAGCTCTCCAAGCGCGGCATCCCGCACGAGGTGCTGAACGCGAAGCAGCACGACCGCGAGGCCACGATCGTCGCCCAGGCGGGCCGTCGCGGCGCCGTCACGGTCGCCACGAACATGGCCGGCCGTGGTACCGACATCAAGCTCGGCGGCAACCCGGACGACCTCGCCGAGGCCGAGCTGCGCCAGCGCGGCCTGGACCCGGAGGAGCACATCGAGGAGTGGGCGCACGCCCTTCCCGAGGCGCTCACGCGGGCAGAGGCGGCCGTGAAGGCGGAGTTCGAGGAGGTCAAGGAGCTCGGCGGGCTGTACGTGCTGGGCACCGAGCGCCACGAGTCGCGCCGCATCGACAACCAGCTGCGCGGCCGCTCCGGCCGACAGGGCGACCCGGGCGAGTCCCGCTTCTACCTGTCGCTCGGCGACGACCTGATGCGACTGTTCAAGGCGCAGATGGTCGAGCGCGTCATGTCGATGGCGAACGTGCCGGACGACGTGCCGATCGAGAACAAGATGGTCACGCGGGCGATCGCTTCGGCCCAGTCGCAGGTCGAGACCCAGAACTTCGAGACGCGCAAGAACGTCCTGAAGTACGACGAGGTCCTCAACAACCAGCGCACGGTGATCTACAAGGAGCGCCGCCGCGTCCTGGAGGGCGAGGACCTCCAGGACCAGATCCGTCACATGATGGACGACACCATCGACGCGTACATCACGGCCGAGACGGTCGAGGGGTTCGCGGAGGAGTGGGACCTGGACCGGCTGTGGAACGCCTTCCGGCAGCTCTACCCGATCAAGGTCACGGTGGAGGAGCTGGAGGACGCCGCGGGCGACCGCGCCGGCATCACCGCCGAGTTCATCGCGGAGTCCGTCAAGGACGACATCCACGAGCAGTACGAGGCCCGCGAGGCCACGCTCGGCTCCGACATCATGCGCGAGCTGGAGCGGCGCGTGGTGCTGTCGGTGCTGGACCGCAAGTGGCGCGAGCACCTGTACGAGATGGACTACCTGCAGGAGGGCATCGGCCTGCGGGCGATGGCCCAGAAGGACCCGCTGGTCGAGTACCAGCGCGAGGGCTTCGACATGTTCAACGCCATGCAGGAGGGCATCAAGGAGGAGTCCGTCGGCTACCTGTTCAACCTGGAGGTCCAGGTCGAGCAGCAGGTCGAGGAGGTCCTGGTGTCGGACTCCGGTCCGTCGCTGACCAAGCCGGAGATCCGGGCGAAGGGCCTGGACGCCCCGCAGCGGCCCGACCGCCTGCACTTCTCCGCGCCCACCGTGGACGGTGAGGGCGGCGTCGTCGAGGGTGACTTCGAATCGGATTCCGGTGACGACTCCGATTCCGGGATGACGCGCGCGGAGCGCCGCAAGGCCGCGAAGGCCACGGGCGGCCGTCGCCGCAAGAAGTAACCCGCGGGCAGCTCGCGGGAACGCCGCCGGGGCCGGACACCACGCTGTGCGTGGGGTCCGGCCCCGGCGGCGTTGGTGTGTGTTGGCGCGTGCGGGCCCGGGGTCATGGGCGGGGGCCTTGGAGTTCCACGGCGGCGCAGCGCCAGCGCAGGTCGGGGCCCTGTTCCAGGCGGAAGGCCAGCGCGGTGAGGCGCTCGCCCGTCGCGATGCGGGCGAAGGCCTCGATGACCCCCGGGCCGGGGGTGAAGCGGCCGCACCCGTGGAGGACGGGGCTGAGCCGGCGGGCGTCGTACGCGCGCTCCTGCGGGGGGTCGGCGGGGGCGAGGGTGATCAGCTGGTCGTAGGCCGGGCCGATGGTGTGGCCGATCAGGGAGTGCACGGGGCGGCGTCCGCTGAGGACGGCGAGCAGCCGTTCGGCGAACCAGTGGTGCGGGCCGCTGCCGCGGGGGACGGTGGTGGGCGGTCGGCGCCGGTCGTGGCGGCCGGGCCGCGCGGTCCGGGGGCCGGTCCCGGCCGGCCGCGCGGAGCCCCGGCCGGGCCCGGTGCCGGCGCCGCCCCCGGCAGCCGTTCGTGGGCCGCCGCCGCTCCCGGGGCGCCGGGTGGTCCCGGGCCCGGGCCCGGTGGGCCCTGTGGGCCCGGGGCTGCGGAGGCTCTCGGTGGGCCCGGGGACGCCGGGGTTTCCGGTGCTCCCGGGCGCGCGGGGGCTTCCGGTGGGCCCCATGGGGCTGGTTCCGGGGGTGGTTCCCGTGGGGTGGGGTGTGCTGGTGGTCATGGCGGTCGTCCCCGGGGTCGGGCCCGGCGTGGTACCGGGCGGTAACTTGGTAGGGGACTTCTACGGGGCCGCGAACACGCTCCGCAACGATGCCGCGGGGGCGCCCCGGGTCCGGCCCGCCTTCACCTATCCGGGTCGGTCCCCGGCCGCCCCCGGGCCCGGGCCCCGGGCCCGCGGGGCGGGAGGTGGACGCCGCATGGCCCCGCCGCGGCACCCCGAAGGGGGACCCGGGCCGTCACGGATGGAGTCCGGGCCTCGGGGCCGGTCCCTTCCGGGGGCGGCGTCACCGGACGGGCCCGCCCCGGGCCGTCACGGACGGGGTGCGGGGCGGGGCGGCGGAGTTGTGGAGGGTGCTGGGGGTGATGCGTGTGAGGGGGCGGCGGGGGATGCGGGGCGGGTCCCGGTCGTATCCTGGGGGCGTTTCCGACTACCGAAAGCAGCCGGCCATGCGCGTGTACGTCCCCCTGACCCTGCCCGGGCTCGCCGAGGCGCACCAGGCGGGTGAGCTGGGCCCGGCTCCGCTGCGGGCGTACGCCGTCACGCCCGGGCTGCGCGAGTGGTTCGTGTCGGACGACATCGAGGAGCTGGAGTACGCCGCCCTGACCAGGGCCGCCGTCGCCTCGCTGCGGATGATCGCCGAGGACGGGGCCGCGCCCCGCAAGCGGGTCGTGGTGGCCGTCGACGTGGACGACAAGGCCGCCACCGCCGTCCCCGGCGCCGACGAGGCCGCGCTCGGCCAGGTGGCGCTCGCCGGGGCCGTACGGCTCTCGGTGGCGGCCGCGGTGCACGTGGACGCCGAAGAGGCCCTGGAGGACGTGAGCGCCGCCGTGGCGGCCGTCGCGGCCGCGGACGGGGGCGACGAGGACGCGCGCTCCACCGTGGACGAGGCCGAGGAGCACGAGCTGCTGTGGTTCGGGGTCCAGGAGATTCCGGGGCTGCTGAAGTGAGCGCCGCACCCCGGAACCCCGCACCCGAGGGCCCCGTGCCCGTGGTCCCCACGCCCGAGGGCCCCGCGCTCGCGGTGCCGGCACCCGCGGTGCCGGTCCGGGCCGCCGCCGTGCCCGTCGCCGCCGCGTCCGCGCGCCCGGCGGCCCCGGTCCCGGCGTCCGCGGCCCCGCACATCGTCTGGGACTGGAACGGCACGCTGCTCCACGACATCGACGCCGTGATAGCAGCCACCAACGCCTCCTTCGCCGAGCTCGGCCTCGCTCCGATCACCCTGGAGCGGTACCGCGAGCTGTACGTCGTACCGGTGCCGAAGTTCTACGAGCGGCTCATGGGCCGGCTCCCCACGGACGCCGAGTGGCTGGTCATGGACGAGGCCTTCCACCGCCACTACTGGGTGGCCGCCGAGGACGCCGGGCTCGCCGAGGGGGCCCGCGACCTCCTGCGGGACTGGCAGGAGGGCGGGCTCACGCAGTCCCTGCTGTCCCTCGCGCCCCACGACAAGCTCGTGCCGCTCGTCCGGGCGCACGGGATCGACACGCACTTCCTGCGCGTCGACGGCCGTACCGGGCCCTCCCACACCACCAAGGCGGGACACCTCGTACGTCACTTGGCGGCCCTGGAGGGGACGGGAGTGACGGCCGGGCGTACGGTCCTCATCGGAGACGCCGTGGACGACGCGCTGGCCGCCGCGCACGTGGGCGCGCGGGCCGTCCTCTATACGGGCGGATCACACAGCCGGGGCAGTCTGGAATCAGCCGGTGTCCCCGTCGTGGACAGCCTGGCGGAGGCCGTCCGCACTGCTCGCGAGCTGGCCGGATAGCGACCGGCGCATGAGCGGAGAGCGACCGCGCACCGGCCTGGCACGCCCGGCCGGGCCGGGCCCTGTCCAGAGTGTCAAAGTTACCCCCCCTCTTTTGTACACATACAGCTCATGACGAGCCGGGGGTGGAGCGAGATAGCCTGGTACCCGTGATCAGCGCGATAGTTCTCGGAGGCACTGAAGCCTCCGCCCGGCGCCCGGCGCACATACGTGCCCGGGCCCTCGCTGATCTCCGCCCCCGGGACGGCCGGCCGATCTTGGCCGATTTCCTCCCGGTGGGCTCTCTCGACGGCATAGCGTCGATCCCGGACGGACAACGAATCCCCGCCTCGCGGTGCTATGCCATTCCTTCCTTCACCTACGTCACGCAATGGCGCGCGACAGGAGCCAGAGGACATGCAGACCAAGCTGGACGAAGCAAAGGCCGAGCTGCTCGCGCGGGCGGCACGGGTAGCTGAGAACAGCCCGGCCGGGGGGCTACTTCCGACTGGGTCCGAACCGGGGGAGCGTCCCGACCGGGACACGACCCTCGCCTACCTCCAGCGCTACTACCTGCACACGGCCCCGGAGGACCTGCTCGACCGGGACCCGGTCGACGTGTTCGGAGCCGCGCTCTCGCACTACCGGCTCGCGGAGAAGCGTCCGCAGGGCAAGGCGAACGTGCGCGTGCACACCCCCACGGTGGAGGAGAACGGCTGGACCTCCAGCCACTCCGTCGTCGAGGTGGTCACCGACGACATGCCCTTCCTCGTGGACTCGGTGACGAACGAGCTGTCCCGCCACGGGCGCGGCATCCATGTCGTGATCCACCCGCAGGTGGTCGTCCGCCGCGACGTCACCGGCAAGCTGATCGAGATCCTCGGCCCCGACTGCGACGCGCACGGTCCCCGCACCGCGCGCCCCCACGACTCCCTCGTCGAGTCCTGGATCCACGTCGAGATCGACCGCGAGACGGACAAGGCCGACCTCAAGCAGATCACCGCCGATCTGCAGCGCGTCCTGTCCGACGTGCGCGAGTCCGTCGAGGACTGGGAGAAGATGCGCGACGCGGCGCTGCGCATCGCGCAGGAGCTGCCCGAGGAGCCGACCGCCCCGGACCTGCGCGAGTACGAGCTCGAAGAGGCCCGCGAGCTGCTGCGCTGGCTCGCCGACGACCACTTCACCTTCCTCGGCTACCGCGAGTACAACCTCGTCGACGGCGACTCCCTGTCCGCCGTGCCCGGCACCGGCCTCGGCATCCTGCGCTCCGACCCGCTGCACCACGGCCAGGATGAGGCGCACCCCGTCTCCCCGTCCTTCAACCGGCTGCCGGCCGACGCCCGCGCCAAGGCCCGCGAGCACCGCCTGCTGGTGCTGACCAAGGCCAACAGCCGCTCCACCGTCCACCGCCCGTCGTACCTCGACTACGTCGGCGTGAAGAAGTTCGACGCCGAGGGCAACGTCGTCGGCGAGCGCCGCTTCCTCGGCCTGTTCTCCTCCGCCGCGTACACCGAGTCGGTGCGCCGGGTCCCGGTCATCCGCCGCAAGGTCGCCGAGGTCCTGGAGGGCGCGGGCTTCGCCCCGTCCAGCCACGACGGCCGCGACCTGCTCCAGATCCTGGAGACGTACCCGCGCGACGAGCTGTTCCAGACCCCGGTCGACCAGCTCCAGGCCATCGCCACCTCCGTGCTGTACCTCCAGGAGCGCCGCCGGCTGCGGCTGTACCTGCGCCAGGACGAGTACGGGCGCTACTACTCCGCGCTGGTCTACCTCCCGCGCGACCGCTACACCACCGGCGTGCGGCTGCGGCTGATCGCGATCCTGCAGGAGGAGCTCGACGGCATCAGCGTCGACTTCACCGCCTGGAACACCGAGTCGATCCTCTCCCGCATCCACTTCGTCGTCCGCGTCCCGCAGGGCACCGAGCTGCCCGTGCTGACCGACGCCGACGTCGAGCGGATCGAGGGACGCCTGGTGGAGGCCGCCCGCTCCTGGGCCGACGGCTTCGGCGAGGCGCTCGTCGCGGAGCTGGGCGAGGAGCGCGCCGCCGAGCTGCTGCGCAAGTACTCCAACTCCTTCCCCGAGGGCTACAAGGCCGACCACTCGCCGCGCTCGGCCGTGGCGGACCTGTGCCACCTGGAGCGGCTGAACGCCAGCGACCGCGAGTTCGCGCTGTCGCTGTACGAGCCGGTCGGCGCGGGCCCCGGCGAACGCCGGTTCAAGATCTACCGCACGGGCGAGCAGGTCTCGCTCTCCGCGGTCCTGCCGGTCCTGCAGCGCCTGGGCGTCGAGGTCACCGACGAGCGGCCGTACGAGCTGCGCTGCACCGACCGCACCAACGCGTGGATCTACGACTTCGGTCTGCGGATGCCGCTCCCCAGCGGCGGCGCGGACGCAGCCGGGAACGCGAACTACCTCGGCGACGACGCCCGCGAGCGGTTCCAGGACGCCTTCTCCGCGGTCTGGCGGGGCGACGCCGAGAACGACAACTTCAACACCCTGGTGCTGGGCGCCGGACTGACCTGGCGCCAGGCCGTGGTCCTGCGCGCGTACGCCAAGTACCTGCGCCAGGCCGGTGCCACCTTCAGCCAGGACTACATGGAGGACACCCTCCGCAACAACGTCCACACCACCCGGCTGCTGGTCTCCCTCTTCGAGGCCCGGATGTCGCCCGGCCGCCAGTCCGCGGGCACCGAGCTCGTCGACGCGATGCTGGAGGAGCTGGACGGGGCCCTGGACCAGGTCGCCTCGCTGGACGAGGACCGCATCCTGCGCTCCTTCCTCACCCTCATCAAGGCGACGCTGCGCACGAACTTCTTCCAGCTCAACTCCAAGGGCGAGCAGCACTCCTACGTGTCGATGAAGTTCGACCCGCAGGCGATCCCCGATCTGCCGGCGCCGCGTCCGGCCTTCGAGATCTGGGTCTATTCCCCGCGCGTCGAGGGCGTCCACCTGCGCTTCGGCAAGGTCGCCCGGGGCGGCCTGCGCTGGTCCGACCGCCGCGAGGACTTCCGTACGGAGATCCTCGGCCTGGTCAAGGCGCAGATGGTCAAGAACACCGTCATCGTGCCCGTCGGCGCCAAGGGCGGCTTCGTCGCCAAGAACCTCCCCGACCCGTCGGTGGACCGCGACGCCTGGCTCGCCGAGGGCATCGCCTCGTACAAGATCTTCATCTCGGCGCTGCTCGACATCACCGACAACATGGTCGGCGGCGAGGTCGTGCGGCCCAAGGGCGTGGTCCGCCACGACGAGGACGACACCTACCTCGTCGTCGCCGCCGACAAGGGCACCGCGACCTTCTCCGACATCGCCAACGGGGTCGCGGAGTCCTACGGGTTCTGGCTCGGCGACGCCTTCGCCTCCGGCGGCTCGGCCGGCTACGACCACAAGGGCATGGGCATCACCGCCCGCGGCGCCTGGGAGTCCGTCAAGCGGCACTTCCGCGAGCTCGGGCACGACACCCAGACGCAGGACTTCACGGTCGTCGGCGTCGGCGACATGTCCGGCGACGTCTTCGGCAACGGCATGCTGCTCTCCGAGCACATCCGCCTGGTGGCGGCCTTCGACCACCGGCACATCTTCATCGACCCGAACCCGGACGCGGCGACCTCCTACGCCGAGCGCCGGCGCCTGTTCGAGCTGCCGCGCTCCTCGTGGGCGGACTACGACAGCTCGCTGCTGTCCGCCGGCGGCGGGATCCACCCGCGCAGCGCGAAGGCCATCCCGGTCAACGCGCAGGTCCGCGAGGCCCTCGGCATCGAGGCGGGCGTCACGAAGATGACCCCGGCCGACCTGATGAAGGCGATCCTGCACTCCCCGGTGGACCTGCTGTGGAACGGCGGCATCGGTACGTACGTCAAGGCGACGGCCGAGACGCACGCGGACGTCGGCGACAAGGCCAACGACGCGATCCGCGTCAACGGCGCCGACGTGCGGGCCAGGGTCATCGGTGAGGGCGGAAACCTGGGCCTGACCCAGCTCGGCCGCATCGAGTTCGCCCGTATCGGCGCGGGCGGCGAGGGCGGCAAGGTCAACACCGACGCCATCGACAACAGCGCGGGCGTGGACACCTCCGACCACGAGGTGAACATCAAGATCCTGCTGAACGCGGTGGTCACCGACGGGGACCTGACCGTCAAGCAGCGCAACAAGTTCCTCGCCGAGATGACCGACGAGGTCGGCCGGCTGGTGCTGCGCAACAACTACGCGCAGAACGTGGCCCTGGCCAACGGCGCCGCCCAGGCGCCCAGCCTGCTCCACGCCCAGCAGCGCTTCATGCGCCGCCTGGGCCGTGACGGCCTGCTGGACCGCGCCCTGGAGTTCCTGCCCAACGACCGGCAGCTGCGCGAGCTGCTGAACACCGGCAAGGGCCTGACCCAGCCGGAGCTGGCCGTCCTGTTCGCCTACACCAAGATCACGGTGGCGGACGAGCTCATCCACACCGAGCTCCCGGACGACCCGTACCTCGCCCGCCTGCTGCACGCCTACTTCCCGGGCGCGCTGCTCGCGAAGTTCCCCGAGCAGGTCGACGGGCACGCGCTGCGCCGCGAGATCATCACCACGGTGCTGGTCAACGACACCGTCAACAGCGGCGGCTCGACCTTCCTG
Protein-coding sequences here:
- a CDS encoding NAD-glutamate dehydrogenase; translated protein: MQTKLDEAKAELLARAARVAENSPAGGLLPTGSEPGERPDRDTTLAYLQRYYLHTAPEDLLDRDPVDVFGAALSHYRLAEKRPQGKANVRVHTPTVEENGWTSSHSVVEVVTDDMPFLVDSVTNELSRHGRGIHVVIHPQVVVRRDVTGKLIEILGPDCDAHGPRTARPHDSLVESWIHVEIDRETDKADLKQITADLQRVLSDVRESVEDWEKMRDAALRIAQELPEEPTAPDLREYELEEARELLRWLADDHFTFLGYREYNLVDGDSLSAVPGTGLGILRSDPLHHGQDEAHPVSPSFNRLPADARAKAREHRLLVLTKANSRSTVHRPSYLDYVGVKKFDAEGNVVGERRFLGLFSSAAYTESVRRVPVIRRKVAEVLEGAGFAPSSHDGRDLLQILETYPRDELFQTPVDQLQAIATSVLYLQERRRLRLYLRQDEYGRYYSALVYLPRDRYTTGVRLRLIAILQEELDGISVDFTAWNTESILSRIHFVVRVPQGTELPVLTDADVERIEGRLVEAARSWADGFGEALVAELGEERAAELLRKYSNSFPEGYKADHSPRSAVADLCHLERLNASDREFALSLYEPVGAGPGERRFKIYRTGEQVSLSAVLPVLQRLGVEVTDERPYELRCTDRTNAWIYDFGLRMPLPSGGADAAGNANYLGDDARERFQDAFSAVWRGDAENDNFNTLVLGAGLTWRQAVVLRAYAKYLRQAGATFSQDYMEDTLRNNVHTTRLLVSLFEARMSPGRQSAGTELVDAMLEELDGALDQVASLDEDRILRSFLTLIKATLRTNFFQLNSKGEQHSYVSMKFDPQAIPDLPAPRPAFEIWVYSPRVEGVHLRFGKVARGGLRWSDRREDFRTEILGLVKAQMVKNTVIVPVGAKGGFVAKNLPDPSVDRDAWLAEGIASYKIFISALLDITDNMVGGEVVRPKGVVRHDEDDTYLVVAADKGTATFSDIANGVAESYGFWLGDAFASGGSAGYDHKGMGITARGAWESVKRHFRELGHDTQTQDFTVVGVGDMSGDVFGNGMLLSEHIRLVAAFDHRHIFIDPNPDAATSYAERRRLFELPRSSWADYDSSLLSAGGGIHPRSAKAIPVNAQVREALGIEAGVTKMTPADLMKAILHSPVDLLWNGGIGTYVKATAETHADVGDKANDAIRVNGADVRARVIGEGGNLGLTQLGRIEFARIGAGGEGGKVNTDAIDNSAGVDTSDHEVNIKILLNAVVTDGDLTVKQRNKFLAEMTDEVGRLVLRNNYAQNVALANGAAQAPSLLHAQQRFMRRLGRDGLLDRALEFLPNDRQLRELLNTGKGLTQPELAVLFAYTKITVADELIHTELPDDPYLARLLHAYFPGALLAKFPEQVDGHALRREIITTVLVNDTVNSGGSTFLHRLREETGASLEEIVRAQLAAREIFGLAEVWDSVEALDNKVAADVQTRIRLHSRRLVERGTRWLLNNRPQPLQITETIELFSERVERVWSDVPKLVRGADLEWYEAVMAELIGEGVPEELAAKVAGFSSAFPTLDIVAIADRTGVEPLAVAEVYYDLADRLDITQLMDRIIELPRADRWQSMARASIREDLFSAHAALTADVLAVGNGTSTPEERFKAWEEKNAAIIGRARTTLDEIQGSDDFDLANLSVAMRTMRSLLRAHA